One stretch of Pseudomonadota bacterium DNA includes these proteins:
- a CDS encoding PilZ domain-containing protein, with amino-acid sequence MDWVNRLRSAAGITDRQLASLERRRALRVRRKVPVIAVRSNNHQVPVVAVEFGTQGLRLETAIRLKRGERVALYCARKPMETFRGRAFGTDLSAPLASVRWTRYVRDRLSWEMGASFVVETDLQAAAVARFLLEECEVGIVEGREYRRAPRLTANMRGLLRLPTKETVEVSVRDLAVGGALLLVAQEVPRHTMVRAEVVLSDDAEPLVCRGMVVRCLPRGRDRYELGVAFTGVADDHKQRLVAHLSQLLRNSG; translated from the coding sequence ATGGACTGGGTCAACCGCCTGCGCAGCGCCGCGGGCATCACCGATCGGCAGCTGGCGTCTCTCGAGCGCCGTCGGGCATTGCGGGTGCGCCGCAAGGTCCCGGTCATCGCGGTGAGATCCAACAACCATCAGGTCCCCGTCGTCGCCGTCGAGTTCGGCACGCAGGGGCTGCGCCTCGAGACGGCAATCCGGCTCAAGCGGGGCGAGCGTGTGGCGCTGTACTGCGCCCGCAAGCCCATGGAGACATTTCGCGGACGAGCGTTCGGCACAGATCTCTCGGCTCCGCTGGCCTCGGTTCGCTGGACCCGGTACGTGCGCGACCGGCTGAGCTGGGAGATGGGCGCGTCGTTCGTCGTCGAGACCGACCTGCAAGCCGCCGCCGTGGCCCGCTTCCTGCTCGAGGAGTGTGAGGTGGGCATCGTCGAGGGGCGCGAGTACCGCCGCGCGCCGCGGCTCACCGCCAACATGCGCGGCCTGCTGCGGCTCCCCACGAAGGAGACGGTGGAGGTCAGCGTGCGCGATCTCGCCGTCGGAGGGGCGCTCCTGCTGGTGGCGCAGGAGGTGCCCCGTCACACGATGGTGCGCGCCGAGGTCGTCTTGAGCGACGACGCCGAGCCCCTGGTCTGTCGCGGCATGGTGGTGCGATGCCTGCCGCGGGGACGAGACCGCTACGAGCTCGGCGTGGCCTTCACAGGTGTGGCTGACGACCACAAGCAGCGCCTTGTGGCCCACCTGTCGCAGCTGCTGCGCAATAGCGGGTAG
- a CDS encoding DUF4331 domain-containing protein yields the protein MLAVLLAAALALALFARPHAVRASDHDDGETSTKGRNVNLTDLYVFREVDQQNQIDSGTRTFGGATDPNKNMVFIMNTNPRSLPRQQYFFSPSPTRYEFYVKRVAGTANDFANKSDGKPDMVLRFTFGAPDSNSQQAITLTRLFATNGAVDETTATSVDAGKTTAAIPGLGNTITPVNNSVTVGSDTLTVFAGLREDPFFFDVTQFFRVRAGALGKGPAVGFRSAASALDFTKDYNVNAIAVRMPLAFLQRQANGQVSTDTAFDVWQTISVQQ from the coding sequence ATGCTGGCCGTGCTGCTTGCCGCGGCCCTGGCCCTCGCGCTCTTCGCGCGACCGCACGCGGTGCGGGCCTCTGACCACGACGATGGAGAGACCTCGACCAAGGGTCGCAACGTCAATCTCACCGATCTCTACGTGTTCCGCGAGGTCGATCAGCAGAACCAGATCGACAGCGGAACCCGAACCTTTGGCGGAGCCACCGACCCGAACAAGAACATGGTGTTCATCATGAACACCAACCCGCGGTCGTTGCCCCGTCAGCAGTACTTCTTCAGCCCCAGCCCCACGCGCTACGAGTTCTACGTCAAGCGCGTCGCGGGCACGGCCAACGACTTCGCCAACAAGAGCGACGGCAAGCCCGACATGGTGCTGCGCTTCACGTTTGGCGCCCCCGATTCGAATTCGCAGCAGGCCATCACGCTCACCCGCCTGTTCGCCACCAACGGCGCAGTCGATGAGACGACCGCCACAAGCGTCGACGCGGGCAAGACCACGGCCGCCATCCCGGGCCTGGGCAACACCATCACCCCGGTGAACAACAGCGTCACCGTAGGCAGCGACACCCTCACCGTGTTCGCGGGCCTGCGCGAAGACCCGTTCTTCTTCGACGTGACCCAGTTCTTCCGCGTGCGCGCCGGCGCCCTGGGCAAGGGTCCCGCCGTGGGCTTCCGCTCGGCCGCCTCGGCCCTCGACTTCACCAAGGACTACAACGTGAACGCCATTGCGGTGCGCATGCCGCTGGCCTTCCTCCAGCGCCAGGCAAACGGGCAGGTCAGCACCGACACCGCCTTCGACGTCTGGCAGACCATCTCGGTGCAGCAGTGA
- a CDS encoding DUF4331 domain-containing protein: MNRVIRSLSVAASTLGLAIVLAGCGGSGGSTGTQPIPTGSLPNPAPVEAATTTIVQVERLARPGINEGLLITNDFLNAFNAIAPTSDTAALSTAVGTEIVATLTALGNNQAAIGAIVNAFVPDVMRIDTTITSGYAGGVTFTGAAFTTNIASIPTGGRLILDDVIDITLTVLTHAAITTDNVSYTGGGNVGQGHSALSTSFPYLPTPH, translated from the coding sequence ATGAATCGCGTTATCCGCAGCCTTTCTGTCGCAGCGTCGACCCTGGGTCTCGCAATCGTTCTCGCCGGGTGCGGCGGGAGCGGCGGGAGCACGGGCACCCAACCGATTCCCACGGGCTCCCTGCCCAACCCGGCGCCGGTCGAGGCGGCCACCACCACCATCGTGCAGGTTGAGCGCCTCGCCCGTCCGGGCATCAATGAGGGCCTGCTCATCACCAACGACTTCCTCAACGCGTTCAACGCCATCGCCCCCACGTCAGACACGGCGGCGCTGAGCACCGCGGTGGGAACCGAGATCGTGGCCACCCTCACGGCCCTCGGCAACAACCAGGCGGCCATCGGCGCCATCGTGAACGCCTTCGTGCCGGACGTGATGCGCATCGACACCACCATCACGTCGGGCTACGCAGGGGGCGTCACGTTCACCGGCGCAGCCTTCACCACGAACATCGCAAGCATCCCCACGGGCGGGCGCCTGATTCTCGATGACGTCATCGACATCACGCTCACCGTGCTGACCCACGCCGCCATCACCACCGACAACGTGTCGTACACGGGCGGCGGCAACGTGGGCCAGGGCCACTCTGCGCTGTCAACCTCCTTCCCCTACCTCCCCACGCCGCACTGA